From the genome of Bosea sp. Tri-49, one region includes:
- a CDS encoding TPM domain-containing protein gives MTLFNRLAVLLFLLVFPFLAIAAEPTYPALTGRIVDNSSLLNAEAFARIERKLKAHEEKTSDQVVVATLPSLQSYPIEDFANGLFRAWKLGDKAKNNGVLLLVAPNERKVRIEVGYGLEGALTDALSKVIITTAVAPKFKNGDFAGGIEGGVDAILSILTGDAEEWQRRAQIRSDESSWVETAAVIFVMIVVFILIVSFMQELGRSSGGSRSHRTRDGRWIVLPPSGGSGWSGGSSSGGWGSGSSSGGFSGGGGSSGGGGASGDW, from the coding sequence ATGACACTGTTCAACCGGCTCGCCGTTCTACTCTTCCTCCTCGTCTTCCCATTCCTCGCCATCGCAGCCGAGCCGACTTATCCGGCGTTGACCGGCCGCATCGTCGACAATTCGAGCCTACTCAACGCCGAGGCCTTCGCCCGGATCGAGCGGAAGCTGAAGGCGCATGAGGAGAAGACCAGCGACCAGGTCGTGGTCGCGACGCTGCCCTCGCTGCAGAGCTACCCGATCGAGGATTTCGCCAACGGGTTGTTCCGGGCCTGGAAGCTCGGCGACAAGGCCAAGAACAACGGCGTGCTGCTGCTGGTCGCGCCGAACGAGCGCAAGGTGCGCATCGAGGTCGGCTATGGGCTGGAAGGCGCGCTGACAGACGCGCTCTCCAAGGTGATCATCACCACCGCGGTCGCGCCCAAGTTCAAGAACGGCGATTTTGCCGGCGGCATCGAGGGCGGTGTCGATGCGATCCTGTCGATCCTGACTGGCGATGCCGAGGAATGGCAGCGGCGCGCGCAGATCCGCAGCGACGAATCGTCGTGGGTCGAGACCGCCGCGGTGATTTTCGTCATGATCGTGGTGTTCATCCTGATCGTGAGTTTCATGCAGGAACTCGGTCGCTCCTCCGGTGGCTCGCGCTCGCATCGGACGCGGGACGGGCGCTGGATCGTCCTGCCGCCGTCCGGTGGCTCGGGTTGGAGCGGCGGCTCCTCCTCCGGCGGCTGGGGTTCCGGATCGAGCTCGGGCGGATTCTCGGGCGGTGGCGGCTCGTCCGGTGGCGGCGGCGCTTCGGGAGATTGGTGA
- a CDS encoding DUF1223 domain-containing protein: protein MVRHTRKIAAAALLLLAGLPAHAQQQPAARPKAVVELFTSQGCSSCPAADALFVELAKDPRLITLTLPVTYWDYLGWKDTLGQEVFGKRQKLYAKARGDGQIYTPQAVVNGAAHIVGSDKGGIDKLVQEQGKDGFSVKVDLVEADGALRVALAAAPYPSEKPAVVWLLQVSRTASVPIERGENSGKTVTYANVVRGISRIGEWNGAAAILSVPLETVRSAAKADSYVVLVQGDLYARQSTILGAARGPAK from the coding sequence ATGGTCCGCCACACCCGCAAGATCGCTGCTGCCGCCCTTCTCCTGCTCGCAGGATTGCCGGCGCATGCCCAGCAACAGCCTGCGGCCCGGCCGAAGGCGGTGGTCGAGCTTTTCACTAGTCAGGGCTGCTCGTCCTGCCCGGCAGCGGATGCGCTCTTCGTCGAACTGGCCAAGGATCCGCGACTGATCACGCTGACCCTGCCGGTGACCTACTGGGATTATCTAGGCTGGAAGGACACGCTCGGCCAGGAGGTCTTCGGCAAGCGCCAGAAGCTCTACGCCAAGGCGCGCGGCGACGGTCAGATCTATACGCCGCAGGCCGTGGTCAACGGCGCCGCCCATATCGTCGGCTCCGACAAGGGCGGCATCGACAAGCTCGTCCAGGAGCAGGGCAAGGACGGTTTTTCGGTGAAGGTCGACCTCGTCGAGGCGGATGGTGCGCTACGCGTCGCCTTGGCCGCAGCGCCCTATCCGAGCGAGAAGCCGGCCGTGGTCTGGCTGCTGCAGGTCAGCCGCACCGCCAGTGTGCCGATCGAGCGCGGCGAGAACAGCGGCAAGACCGTGACCTATGCCAATGTCGTGCGCGGCATCAGCCGCATCGGCGAATGGAATGGCGCAGCTGCGATCTTGAGCGTGCCGCTGGAAACTGTCCGCTCCGCCGCGAAGGCCGACAGCTACGTCGTTCTTGTCCAGGGCGACCTCTACGCCCGCCAGAGCACGATCCTCGGCGCCGCGCGCGGTCCAGCGAAGTAA
- the rlmN gene encoding 23S rRNA (adenine(2503)-C(2))-methyltransferase RlmN — MNLSVAEAALPAAEPVMRRPSLAGRTRAGLAEALAEIGVPEKERRMRVGQLWNWIYHYGVRDFQEMTTIGKGLRAQLAEHFTLDLPEVTAEQVSTDGTRKWLLRMAPTSPRDRGAEIECVYIPEVDRGTLCVSSQVGCTLTCTFCHTGTQRLVRNLTTEEIVTQLMVARERLGDFPNRAAPDGAFVPNDGGRFVSNIVFMGMGEPLYNFDGVRDAIGVISDNEGLSLGRRRITVSTSGVVPQIEALGAEMGTMLAISLHAVRDELRNELVPLNKKYPIKDLLEACRNYPGLSNAKRITFEYVMLKGVNDSDAEARELVRLLKGIPAKINLIPFNPWPGTRYECSDWERIERFSEIVFKAGYASPVRTPRGRDILAACGQLKSETEKLSARARLMLDQGEADTAAASH; from the coding sequence ATGAATCTCTCTGTTGCTGAAGCCGCCCTCCCGGCGGCTGAACCTGTTATGCGGCGGCCTTCGTTGGCCGGGCGCACGCGCGCCGGCCTCGCCGAGGCGCTGGCCGAGATCGGTGTTCCCGAGAAGGAGCGGCGCATGCGCGTCGGCCAGCTCTGGAACTGGATCTACCATTACGGCGTCCGCGACTTCCAGGAGATGACGACGATCGGCAAGGGCCTGCGCGCGCAGCTCGCCGAGCATTTCACGCTCGACCTGCCCGAGGTCACCGCCGAGCAGGTCTCGACCGACGGCACCCGCAAATGGCTGCTGCGCATGGCCCCGACCAGCCCGCGCGACCGCGGCGCCGAGATCGAATGCGTCTACATTCCCGAGGTCGACCGCGGCACGCTCTGCGTCTCCAGCCAGGTCGGCTGCACGCTGACCTGCACCTTCTGCCATACCGGCACGCAGCGGCTGGTGCGCAACCTGACGACCGAGGAGATCGTCACGCAGCTGATGGTGGCGCGCGAGCGGCTCGGCGATTTTCCGAACCGCGCCGCGCCCGATGGCGCCTTTGTGCCCAATGATGGCGGGCGCTTCGTCTCGAACATCGTCTTCATGGGCATGGGCGAGCCGCTCTACAATTTCGACGGGGTGCGCGACGCGATCGGCGTGATCTCCGACAATGAAGGGCTGTCGCTCGGCCGCCGGCGTATCACCGTCTCGACCTCGGGCGTGGTACCGCAGATCGAGGCGCTGGGCGCGGAGATGGGCACGATGCTGGCGATCTCGCTGCACGCGGTGCGCGACGAGCTGCGCAACGAGCTGGTGCCGCTCAACAAGAAGTACCCGATCAAGGACCTGCTCGAGGCCTGCCGGAACTATCCGGGCCTGTCGAACGCCAAGCGAATCACCTTCGAGTACGTGATGCTGAAGGGCGTCAACGACTCGGACGCCGAGGCGCGCGAGCTGGTCCGCCTGCTCAAGGGCATTCCGGCCAAGATCAACCTGATCCCGTTCAATCCCTGGCCCGGCACGCGCTATGAGTGCTCGGACTGGGAGCGGATCGAGCGGTTCTCCGAGATTGTGTTCAAGGCCGGCTATGCCTCGCCGGTGCGCACGCCGCGCGGCCGCGACATCCTCGCCGCTTGCGGCCAGCTCAAGAGCGAGACCGAGAAGCTCTCGGCCCGGGCCCGGTTGATGCTGGATCAGGGCGAGGCCGACACCGCGGCGGCCTCGCATTGA
- a CDS encoding NADPH:quinone oxidoreductase family protein — MKALLCEALGPAETLVIRDLPEPKPGAGEIAIQVRAAALNFFDTLVIQGRYQVKPPLPFSPSAECAGVVSAVGDGVTGWRVGERVAAWLGHGAAREIVVVPAEAAIRIPDKLSDHQAAGLFVTYGTALHGLIQRADIKPGETLAILGAAGGAGLAAVEIGALLGARVIACASSPEKLALAREHGATDGIDYAADDLRAGLRRLAPNGLDALYDTVGGELAEPALRSMAWGGRYLVVGFAGGDIPKIPLNLLLLKGCDLRGVFWGDFVRRDPAGHRANMERLLAWAAAGKIRAHVHAAFPLEQAAKALALIAGRKVQGKVVLVP; from the coding sequence ATGAAGGCGCTGCTGTGCGAGGCCCTCGGGCCGGCCGAGACCCTGGTGATCCGCGACCTGCCCGAACCGAAGCCCGGAGCCGGCGAGATCGCGATCCAGGTCCGCGCCGCTGCGCTCAACTTCTTCGACACTCTGGTGATCCAGGGCCGCTACCAGGTGAAGCCGCCGCTACCCTTCTCACCCTCGGCCGAATGCGCCGGCGTGGTCAGCGCCGTCGGCGACGGCGTCACCGGCTGGCGGGTCGGCGAGCGCGTCGCCGCCTGGCTCGGCCATGGCGCGGCCCGCGAAATCGTTGTGGTTCCCGCCGAGGCCGCCATCCGGATTCCCGACAAGCTGAGCGACCATCAGGCCGCCGGCCTCTTCGTCACCTATGGCACGGCGTTGCACGGGCTGATCCAGCGCGCCGATATCAAGCCGGGCGAGACGCTCGCTATCCTCGGCGCCGCCGGCGGTGCTGGTCTGGCCGCCGTCGAGATCGGCGCCCTGCTCGGGGCCCGCGTGATCGCCTGCGCCTCCTCGCCGGAGAAGCTGGCGCTTGCCCGTGAACATGGTGCGACGGACGGGATTGATTATGCCGCCGACGACCTCCGGGCGGGACTGCGGCGCCTGGCGCCCAACGGGCTGGATGCGCTCTACGATACCGTCGGCGGCGAGCTCGCCGAGCCGGCGCTGCGCTCGATGGCTTGGGGCGGGCGCTATCTCGTCGTCGGCTTCGCCGGCGGCGATATCCCGAAGATCCCGCTCAACCTGCTGCTGCTGAAGGGCTGCGACCTGCGCGGCGTGTTCTGGGGCGATTTCGTCAGGCGCGACCCCGCCGGCCACCGCGCGAATATGGAGCGCCTGCTCGCCTGGGCCGCGGCCGGGAAGATCCGCGCCCATGTCCACGCCGCCTTCCCGCTGGAACAGGCGGCCAAGGCGTTGGCACTGATCGCCGGGCGCAAGGTCCAGGGCAAGGTCGTGCTGGTGCCCTGA
- a CDS encoding lipid A biosynthesis lauroyl acyltransferase: MIGLIRAVFAFLRALGPEKASDLGGWLLRSVSPLIPVNRVAYANIRAAFPGIAEAEVRRIARGAWENLGRTVAEYAHLKTLFDYDYHNPDPNGRIEVVGIEHFIALKDDEAPGLIFSTHLGNWELPAICAATYDLDTTAVFRAPNDPAIAAVVHEIRSGAMGGLAAAKQGAAFAMQGVLENGGHLGMLIDQHFTRGVVVPFLGRPALTNPILGKFARRFECPVHGVRVIRLPNRRFRIELTPPLDLPRDANGEIDVTGAMAMMTAVVEGWVREHPEQWLWMHRRWRPNLIGPEALARFREQMPQTPVFKAT; the protein is encoded by the coding sequence ATGATCGGGCTCATCCGCGCGGTCTTCGCCTTTCTGCGCGCGCTCGGGCCGGAAAAGGCCTCCGATCTCGGCGGCTGGCTCTTGCGCAGCGTCAGCCCGCTGATCCCGGTCAACCGCGTCGCCTATGCCAATATCCGCGCCGCCTTCCCGGGGATCGCCGAGGCTGAGGTTCGCCGCATCGCCCGCGGCGCCTGGGAGAATCTCGGCCGCACCGTCGCCGAATACGCCCATCTCAAGACGCTGTTCGACTATGACTACCATAACCCTGATCCCAACGGCCGGATCGAGGTCGTCGGCATCGAGCACTTCATCGCGCTGAAGGACGACGAGGCGCCCGGCCTGATCTTTTCGACCCATCTCGGCAACTGGGAGCTGCCGGCGATCTGCGCCGCCACCTACGACCTCGACACCACCGCCGTCTTCCGTGCTCCCAACGATCCGGCGATCGCTGCCGTGGTCCACGAGATCCGTTCCGGCGCCATGGGCGGGCTCGCTGCCGCCAAGCAGGGCGCCGCCTTCGCCATGCAGGGCGTGCTCGAGAATGGCGGCCATCTCGGCATGCTGATCGACCAGCATTTCACTCGCGGCGTGGTCGTACCCTTCTTGGGGCGCCCGGCGCTGACAAATCCGATCCTCGGCAAGTTTGCCCGCCGCTTCGAATGCCCCGTGCACGGCGTGCGCGTCATCCGCCTGCCGAACCGGCGCTTCCGCATCGAGCTGACCCCGCCGCTCGACCTGCCGCGCGACGCCAATGGCGAGATCGACGTCACCGGGGCCATGGCGATGATGACCGCGGTGGTCGAGGGCTGGGTCCGCGAACACCCCGAGCAATGGCTCTGGATGCACCGGCGCTGGCGTCCGAACCTGATCGGCCCCGAGGCTTTGGCACGTTTTCGCGAGCAGATGCCGCAGACGCCGGTTTTCAAGGCAACGTGA
- a CDS encoding type II toxin-antitoxin system RelE/ParE family toxin: MKLVWTARAKADLRAIALYVADFSPTAALALVRRLRSAAAQLVDYPHSGRAGRVEETRELVVAGTSYILPYRVRDGRVEILAVLHASRQWPGQL, from the coding sequence ATGAAGCTCGTCTGGACCGCAAGAGCAAAGGCTGACCTTCGCGCTATCGCCCTCTATGTCGCCGACTTCAGTCCAACGGCAGCGCTCGCCCTCGTCCGCCGGCTCCGCTCAGCCGCCGCCCAGTTGGTCGATTATCCGCATAGTGGCCGAGCCGGACGGGTAGAAGAGACGCGTGAACTCGTGGTAGCCGGCACCAGCTACATCCTTCCCTATCGCGTCCGCGACGGACGCGTCGAAATCCTCGCTGTCCTGCACGCCTCGCGGCAATGGCCGGGCCAGCTCTGA
- a CDS encoding zinc-binding dehydrogenase gives MLSLQLHGDRDLRLEQIEPPPPPAAGEVQIRVRAVGLNYLDLWGFRGMAFAKRKMPQAAGVEAAGEVVAIGEGVSRFREGDTVTMYGAETCGQCRACREGRDNLCENVAGIMGFHIDGFARELINRPERLVIKAPKGVSFEEAACAPIGFGTVQHMLFDNAKLEPGEAVLVHAGGSGIGTAAILMAKAIGCTVYTTVGDDEKGAKAKALGADHVVNYRTERFEGEVRRLTKRKGVDVVFEHVGTDTWNGSLLCLKRGGRLVTCGATSGPSATINLMQLFQQQYRITGSFGCRMENIAQSLEKMAAGMKPVIDSVFPLAEFEQGLARIEGRKVFGKVIVTL, from the coding sequence ATGCTCTCCCTCCAGCTCCACGGCGACCGCGACCTCCGCCTCGAACAGATCGAGCCGCCGCCGCCACCGGCCGCCGGCGAGGTCCAGATCCGCGTGCGCGCCGTCGGCCTGAACTATCTCGATCTCTGGGGCTTTCGCGGCATGGCCTTCGCCAAGCGCAAGATGCCGCAGGCGGCCGGCGTCGAGGCGGCTGGCGAAGTCGTCGCAATCGGCGAGGGCGTCTCGCGCTTCCGCGAGGGCGACACGGTGACCATGTATGGCGCCGAGACCTGCGGCCAGTGCAGGGCCTGCCGCGAGGGCCGCGACAATCTCTGCGAGAACGTCGCCGGCATCATGGGCTTCCATATCGACGGCTTTGCCCGCGAGCTGATCAACCGGCCCGAGCGCCTGGTGATCAAGGCGCCGAAGGGCGTCTCCTTCGAGGAAGCCGCCTGCGCCCCGATCGGCTTCGGCACGGTCCAGCACATGCTGTTCGACAATGCGAAACTGGAGCCCGGCGAGGCTGTCCTGGTCCATGCCGGCGGCTCCGGCATCGGTACGGCAGCGATCCTGATGGCCAAGGCGATCGGCTGCACCGTCTACACCACCGTCGGCGACGACGAGAAGGGCGCGAAGGCCAAGGCGCTCGGCGCCGACCATGTCGTCAACTATAGGACCGAGCGCTTCGAGGGCGAGGTCCGGCGCCTGACCAAGCGCAAGGGCGTCGACGTCGTCTTCGAGCACGTCGGCACCGACACCTGGAACGGCTCGTTGCTCTGCCTGAAGCGCGGTGGCCGCCTCGTCACCTGCGGCGCGACCTCCGGTCCCTCGGCGACGATCAACCTGATGCAGCTCTTCCAGCAGCAATACCGGATCACCGGCTCCTTCGGTTGCCGGATGGAGAACATCGCGCAATCGCTGGAGAAGATGGCGGCCGGAATGAAGCCGGTGATCGATTCCGTCTTCCCGCTCGCCGAGTTCGAGCAGGGCCTCGCGCGGATCGAAGGTCGCAAGGTCTTCGGCAAGGTCATCGTCACGCTCTGA
- the ggt gene encoding gamma-glutamyltransferase: MPLTLPAFRARSILALSLWLAAATAAPAQTTAPAPEAATGRTAKTLGTAQRYMAAAANPLAAAAGREILRAGGSATDAAIAIQLVLNLVEPQSSGIGGGAFFVYWDEAGRQLTTLDGRETAPKAAKPERFLGADGKPMKFVEAVVGGRSVGVPGTVRLLEEAHKRWGKLPWAEVFAPAIKLAEDGFAISPRLNGLLALEKNLGKDARAATYFYETDGKPKPVGTILKNPAFASTLRAIAGRGADAFYEGEIAQDIVATVTGHKDNPGDITLADLSAYKVEERAPVCGRYRVYTLCGMGPPSSGAIAVQQILGMLETSDIARLGPGAEAAHWFTEANKLAFADRALYLGDPAFVSVPTLGLIDEDYIRERARLISPDKAMGKASAGNPPNKRAFLLAPSEGIENGTSHISVVDSQGNAVSMTTTIEDGFGSRLMTKGGFLLNNELTDFSFAPSEDGKPVANRVEPGKRPRSSMAPTIVFDAFGRLYAVTGSPGGSQIIGYVAKTLVALLDWKMDPQRAVDLANFGNRNGPTELEKSSEAEAWKAALEAKGHEVRLIDMTSGIQAIVKTPEGYLGGADGRREGVAIGD; the protein is encoded by the coding sequence ATGCCGCTGACATTGCCCGCATTCCGCGCCCGCTCGATCCTGGCCCTCAGCCTTTGGCTCGCCGCCGCAACAGCAGCCCCGGCCCAGACCACTGCTCCCGCCCCGGAAGCCGCGACCGGCCGTACCGCCAAGACGCTCGGCACGGCGCAGCGCTACATGGCCGCCGCCGCCAATCCGCTCGCCGCTGCGGCCGGGCGCGAGATTCTGCGCGCCGGCGGCAGCGCGACCGATGCCGCGATCGCGATCCAGCTCGTGCTCAACCTGGTCGAGCCGCAGAGTTCCGGCATCGGCGGCGGCGCCTTCTTCGTCTATTGGGACGAGGCCGGCCGCCAGCTGACCACGCTCGACGGACGCGAGACCGCGCCGAAGGCGGCAAAGCCCGAGCGCTTCCTCGGCGCCGACGGCAAGCCGATGAAGTTCGTGGAAGCCGTGGTCGGCGGCCGTTCGGTCGGCGTGCCCGGCACGGTCCGCCTGCTCGAAGAAGCGCACAAGCGCTGGGGCAAGCTGCCCTGGGCCGAGGTCTTCGCCCCGGCGATCAAGCTGGCCGAGGACGGCTTTGCGATCTCGCCGCGCCTCAACGGCCTGCTCGCGCTGGAGAAGAATCTCGGCAAGGACGCCCGCGCCGCCACCTATTTCTACGAGACCGACGGCAAGCCGAAACCGGTCGGCACCATCCTTAAGAACCCTGCTTTTGCGTCCACCTTGCGCGCCATCGCCGGGCGCGGCGCGGACGCCTTCTATGAGGGCGAGATCGCGCAGGACATCGTCGCGACCGTGACTGGTCACAAGGACAATCCCGGCGACATCACGCTCGCCGACCTATCCGCCTACAAGGTCGAGGAGCGCGCGCCGGTCTGTGGCCGCTATCGCGTCTATACGCTCTGCGGCATGGGCCCGCCCAGCTCGGGCGCCATCGCCGTCCAGCAGATCCTCGGCATGCTCGAAACCAGTGACATTGCCCGCCTCGGCCCCGGCGCCGAGGCAGCGCACTGGTTCACCGAGGCCAACAAGCTCGCCTTCGCCGACCGGGCGCTCTATCTCGGCGATCCAGCCTTCGTCAGCGTGCCGACCCTCGGCCTGATCGACGAGGATTATATCCGCGAGCGGGCCAGGCTGATCAGCCCTGACAAGGCGATGGGTAAGGCCAGCGCCGGCAACCCGCCGAACAAGCGCGCCTTCCTGCTCGCGCCGTCGGAGGGCATCGAGAACGGCACCAGCCATATCTCGGTGGTCGACAGCCAGGGCAACGCCGTCTCGATGACCACGACGATCGAGGACGGCTTCGGCTCGCGCCTGATGACCAAGGGCGGCTTCCTGCTCAACAACGAACTGACCGATTTCTCCTTCGCGCCAAGCGAGGACGGCAAGCCGGTCGCCAACCGGGTCGAGCCCGGCAAGCGGCCGCGCTCGTCGATGGCGCCGACCATCGTCTTCGACGCCTTCGGCCGGCTCTACGCCGTCACGGGCTCGCCGGGCGGCAGCCAGATCATCGGCTATGTCGCCAAGACGCTGGTCGCCCTGCTCGACTGGAAGATGGACCCGCAGCGGGCCGTCGACCTCGCCAATTTCGGCAACCGCAACGGCCCGACCGAGCTTGAGAAGAGTAGCGAGGCCGAAGCCTGGAAGGCCGCGCTCGAAGCGAAGGGCCATGAGGTCCGCCTCATCGACATGACCTCGGGCATCCAGGCGATCGTCAAGACACCGGAAGGCTATCTCGGCGGCGCGGACGGAAGGCGCGAGGGCGTCGCGATCGGCGACTGA
- a CDS encoding CopG family ribbon-helix-helix protein, with the protein MTAAFTIRLDDETLAKLDALAADTDRSRNWLAAKAIENYIELNAWQIARIKEGIAQADRGEFATEEELDAIEAELQARIDSTR; encoded by the coding sequence ATGACGGCCGCTTTCACGATCCGCCTCGACGACGAGACTCTCGCCAAACTCGACGCGTTGGCGGCAGATACCGATCGCTCGCGCAACTGGCTCGCCGCCAAGGCGATCGAGAATTACATCGAACTCAATGCCTGGCAGATTGCCCGCATCAAGGAGGGCATCGCTCAGGCCGATCGTGGTGAATTCGCCACGGAGGAAGAGCTCGATGCGATCGAGGCGGAGCTGCAGGCACGCATCGATTCGACCAGATGA
- a CDS encoding SDR family NAD(P)-dependent oxidoreductase: MTRVLVTGGAKGVGAAIVRALVADGHDVDFTYRSSGEQAKALAAEIAKAAPGCTVRALPLDLSDKAALDTFCEQCEGEAYFGFVHNAGQPYDSLAAMLVQDKAEAAMQVNFWAFTRLAKSLMRGMIRARAGRIVAIGSVAALRGNPGNAAYAASKGALISYAKTLAVETGKRGVTVNVIAPGFVDTDMMAPYAAYRDKMEGQIPAGRFAKPEEVAGLAAFLMSPPAAYITGTVLPIDGGVTAQMGVHR; the protein is encoded by the coding sequence ATGACCAGAGTTCTCGTCACCGGCGGCGCCAAGGGCGTCGGCGCTGCGATCGTGCGCGCGCTCGTGGCTGATGGCCACGATGTCGATTTCACCTATCGCTCCTCGGGCGAGCAGGCAAAGGCCCTTGCCGCCGAGATCGCCAAGGCTGCCCCCGGCTGCACGGTGCGCGCCTTGCCGCTCGACCTCTCCGATAAGGCGGCGCTCGACACCTTCTGCGAGCAATGCGAGGGCGAAGCCTATTTCGGCTTCGTCCACAATGCCGGGCAGCCCTACGATTCGCTGGCGGCCATGCTGGTGCAGGACAAAGCCGAGGCGGCGATGCAGGTCAATTTCTGGGCCTTCACCCGACTCGCCAAGAGCCTGATGCGCGGCATGATCCGCGCCAGGGCCGGCCGTATCGTCGCGATCGGTTCGGTCGCAGCGCTGCGTGGCAACCCCGGTAACGCCGCCTACGCCGCCTCCAAGGGCGCGCTGATTTCCTATGCCAAGACGCTTGCGGTCGAGACCGGCAAGCGTGGCGTCACCGTCAACGTGATCGCGCCGGGCTTCGTCGACACCGACATGATGGCGCCCTACGCCGCTTATCGCGACAAGATGGAAGGCCAGATTCCGGCTGGACGCTTCGCCAAGCCAGAGGAAGTCGCCGGTCTTGCGGCCTTCCTGATGAGCCCCCCGGCGGCCTATATCACCGGCACGGTCCTGCCGATCGATGGCGGGGTGACCGCGCAGATGGGCGTGCATCGCTAA
- a CDS encoding LemA family protein: MLLVGLFGLVLAGCGYNNVPTLEEKAKAAWGEVQNQYQRRADLIPNLVETVKGYAQQEREVLTQVIEARAKATQVKVDASTITDPAKFKEYQDAQNQLSGALGRLLVTVERYPELKSNQNFLALQSQLEGTENRVAVARRDYIQTVQAFNTEIRTFPGVIWAKLFWGAKPMESFSATAGAERPPAVKF; encoded by the coding sequence ATGCTGCTGGTCGGGCTGTTCGGCCTCGTGCTGGCAGGCTGCGGCTATAACAACGTGCCGACGCTTGAGGAGAAGGCCAAGGCGGCCTGGGGCGAGGTGCAGAACCAGTACCAGCGCCGCGCCGACCTGATCCCCAACCTGGTCGAGACGGTGAAGGGCTATGCCCAGCAGGAGCGCGAGGTCCTGACCCAGGTGATCGAGGCGCGCGCCAAGGCGACGCAGGTCAAGGTCGACGCCTCCACGATCACCGACCCCGCCAAGTTCAAGGAATACCAGGACGCGCAGAACCAGCTTAGCGGCGCGCTCGGGCGGCTTTTGGTGACGGTGGAGCGCTATCCCGAGCTCAAGTCGAACCAGAACTTCCTGGCGCTGCAGTCGCAGCTCGAAGGCACCGAGAACCGGGTCGCGGTGGCAAGGCGCGATTACATCCAGACGGTACAGGCCTTCAATACGGAGATCCGGACCTTTCCGGGCGTGATCTGGGCGAAGTTGTTCTGGGGCGCCAAGCCGATGGAAAGCTTCTCGGCGACGGCAGGAGCGGAGCGGCCACCCGCGGTGAAGTTCTGA
- a CDS encoding TPM domain-containing protein, which produces MLDSDDRDAIAEAVREAERQTSGEIVVVVDRAAGSYVAVPLVLALALSLFVPWPFLLLTTLSAASIFLTQLIAAALLLATLLWYGRGGRFVPGFVKRRQAHETALREFTARGLTLTRGRTGVLLYIAVQERYAEVVADAGITAKVDGEAWQKIVEPLLAAAAQDALREGLIAAVRDVGAVLAAHAPPAADDVDELPNKVVIL; this is translated from the coding sequence ATGCTGGATTCCGACGACCGCGACGCCATCGCCGAGGCCGTGCGAGAGGCCGAGCGGCAGACCTCCGGCGAGATCGTCGTGGTCGTCGATCGCGCCGCCGGAAGCTATGTCGCGGTGCCGCTCGTGCTGGCGCTGGCGCTCTCCCTGTTCGTGCCCTGGCCGTTCCTGCTGCTGACGACGCTGAGCGCGGCGAGCATCTTCCTGACCCAGCTGATCGCGGCGGCGCTGCTACTTGCGACCCTGCTCTGGTACGGGCGCGGCGGGCGCTTCGTACCCGGCTTCGTCAAGCGGCGGCAGGCACATGAGACGGCGCTGCGCGAGTTCACGGCGCGCGGGTTGACGCTGACGCGCGGTCGCACCGGTGTCCTGCTCTATATCGCCGTGCAGGAACGCTATGCCGAAGTCGTCGCTGACGCGGGCATCACGGCCAAGGTCGATGGCGAGGCCTGGCAGAAAATCGTCGAGCCTCTGCTCGCCGCGGCGGCGCAGGACGCTCTGCGCGAAGGGCTGATCGCGGCGGTACGCGATGTCGGCGCTGTGCTCGCCGCTCATGCCCCGCCGGCGGCCGACGACGTTGACGAGCTGCCCAACAAAGTTGTGATTCTCTAG